The Lepus europaeus isolate LE1 chromosome 1, mLepTim1.pri, whole genome shotgun sequence genome contains the following window.
GCTCTGAGCTGGGTGTCGCTGTCCAGTGTCAGGCTGCAGGGGAGCCCTGGCCTGGGAATCAGGCTTCTTACACCTTCAGCGTAGCCATGGGGCACTGATCCCCTGGCCGTTGTCCTCAGCCCCCAGGGACCTCGGGTTCCCTCCCGGTGGGCTTGGCTGTGTTTTACCATCACGCGGTGGCAGCCTGGGGCCTGCGGGAACTGCAGGGAGGTCAGGTGACAAATGGGCAGGAGAAACGGCCCCTGGCAGCCGTCCGTCCTCGCTGGTGCCTCGGTGGGGAGGTCACTTCCAGACACAGCGGTGTCTCGTGCCCGCATCTCCCAGGGTGTGAAGTGGTGACAGCAGCAATGCAACAGGTGCAGCCCTGGTGCTCCGGGCCTTGGCCCCTGCTGCTTGAAGCAGTTGAACAAGTAAGGGACTCCCGGGAAGCCAGTCACATGTTAAGTGCAGACTCAGCAGAGGATGTGCAGTGCGTTCATGGAGACCCCAAAGGCAGAGCAGGGGCCGGAGGGAGTCAGGGCTGCCGTTCTTGGAGGACACAGATCAAAGCCCCCCGACCCCACTGGGGGCGCGCACGGACCCTGTGTCTGCGGTTTCTTCGGCCCCTGTACCTTGTGGATCCTGCACCCTGGGCACAGCCAGCCCCGTGCCTGCAGAACACAGCCGGGAGAAGATAAAGAGAATAAATTCTGTTTCTCTTGAGCCGCGGGGCTGCCGGTTGCAGGGTTCTGTTAGGGTTTTCTTTTCTGCGTTCTTTGCAAAGATGCCACAGGGCTAAGGCAAAGCAGCTGAGTGTAACAGGGCCCGGGAACGCACCTGGACTGGAaactcctcctccatctcctctgtTTGCCCCGCAGGCCGTGGGACCACTCGCCTGGGAGCCATGGATCTGCATCTCTTCGACTACGCGGAACCCGGCAACTTCTCCGACGTCGTGTGGCCCTGCAACAGCAGCGGCGACTGCATCGCGGTGGACACGGTGCAGTGCCCTGGCCTGGCCAACAAGAGCATCCTGCTCTACACGCTCGCCTTGGTCTACATCTTCATCTTCGTCATTGGCATGATCGCCAACTCCGTGGTGGTCTGGGTGAACATCCAGGCCAAGACCACGGGCTACGACACGCACTGCTACATCCTGAACCTGGCCATCGCGGACCTGTGGGTGGTCATCACCATCCCCGTCTGGGTGGTCAGCCTGGTGCAGCACAACCAGTGGCCCATGGGCGAGCTCACCTGCAAGGTCACCCACCTCATCTTCTCCATCAACCTCTTCGGCAGCATCTTCTTCCTCACCTGCATGAGCGTGGACCGCTACCTGTCCGTCACCCGCTTCGCCGGCACCTCGAGCTGCCGGAAGCAGAGGGTGCGCCGTGGCGTCTGTGTCCTCGTGTGGCTGCTGGCCTTCTGCGTGTCCCTGCCCGACACCTACTACCTGAAGACCGTCACGTCCGCCTCCAACAACGAGACCTACTGCCGGTCCTTCTACCCCGAGCACAGCATCAAGGAGTGGCTCATAGGCATGGAGCTGGTGTCCGTCATCCTGGGCTTCGCCATCCCCTTCTCTGTCAtcgccatcttctacttcctgcTCGCCAGAGCCATCACGGCGTcgggcgaccaggagaagcagagcagccgcaAGATCATCTTCTCCTACGTGGTGGTGTTCCTGGTGTGCTGGCTGCCCTACCACGTGGTCGTGCTGCTGGACATGTTCTCCATCCTGCACTACCTGCCCTTCACGTGCCAGCTGGAGAACGCGCTCTTCACGGCGCTGCACGTGACACAGTGCCTGTCCCTGGTGCACTGTTGCGTGAACCCCGTGCTCTACAGCTTCATCAACCGCAACTACAGGTACGAGCTCATGAAGGCCTTCATCTTCAAGTACTCGGCCAAGACGGGGCTCACCAAGCTCATCGACGCCTCCAGGGTGTCCGAGACGGAGTATTCGGCGCTGGAGCAGAACGCCAAGTGACCGCCGGGCCCCCGCCCGGGGCTCAGGGACTCGGATGCTCGCGGCCCACGGGGTGGCGGCGGGCTGTTGTGGGTTTCTCGACGGAAGCGGAGCGGCTTTGCTCTCGATGCTTGGGTGACAGGAGGAGGGAACAGGTGTCCCCGGGCATCCATCCCCTCTTGCTCGGGCCCACGGGCTGTCGCCTGGCTGTGCCTTCGGACAGGGTCACAGCTGGTGCACCAGAGCCACGCTCAAGCCAGCGTCAGGACTGGCCGGCCCCGGCACCTGTACAGAGTGCTGTgttcctggaatttttttttttttttggtatggtgATTTGTATTTAAGTTTTAAGACTATTTTCTCACTATTGGTGTACcttataaatgtatttgaaagttaaatatattttaaatattgtatgGGAGATACAATGCTGACATATTCGGAGTGTGGTAGTTTAAGGACTGGTTTGACTTCAGTTTTGACTAAGGACGACATTAATTGTTAGCTGACCtgaaactttatatatatatataagtatatatatataaatatatgccaGTCCTGGCTGAAATGTTTTATTGACCATAGTTTtatatccgtgtgtgtgtgtgtatgtgtgtgtgtggtgtgtgtgtgtgctgtattGCACCGGCACAGGACTTGGAACAAAAGCTGCTCTGGAAGGTGGCAGTTTGTGACGTGAACAGTATTGTCAAGTTACATTTTCAACGAAACAGAACTGTTCCGGGCTGCAGGTCTGTGCACGGAGGAACGGAGAGTTCTCTCGATttgtaagttatttttttttaaataaagatttttgtttCCTAACGTGCCTGCCCGTGCTTCAGTCTGGCAAGCGTGTTTGGCACTCGGGTGGCTGTGGCCGGGAAGACGATGGCACAGCCACACCCAGGCGTGCATGCAGCACACACGGCGTGGCCGGGCACACCGGGGAACTACCCTGGAGCCAAACGCAAGGGGCCGGCTTGGGTGAAAGGTAGGAGGGGGCACTGGAGCTGTGGGGTGTTTTTATTTTAGGTTTTCCGACAAGGATGTGTTTAGGGCTGAGGGGATGGTGGAGGAGGTGCCCGGGCCTCAGGCCGCCTCTCCCGCCTGTGTGCCCCTTCCCTGCGGAGGGTCCGTGGCTTGGGGCTGCCTCTCCCGCCTGTGTGCCCCTTCCCTGCGGAGGGTCCGTGGCTTGGGGCCGCCTCTCCCGCCTGTGTGCCCCTTCCCTGCGGAGGGTCCGTGGCTCGGGGccgcctctccctttctgtcgcCCGCCTTCAGGAGCAATGCTTTTCTTCGGAACACACCATGTCCTGATCCTCTTCAGGCATCCGCATCGGGTGACTCCCTGGCCTGCACGTTACCAAAGAAACCCAAGCAAGGGCACGCTCAGAATGGCTGGTCCTGCCCTCGCCCACTGGGCACGGAGCAGCAGCAGAGTGGCTGAGGCTGCGACAGGCAGGAGTTCCTGAAGGGCCGGCTCCCAGAGctgccctgcccacctccacCGGGGGTGAGACCATGCCGCACACACAGGGCCGCTTGTCACACAAGGGGTCCCCAGACAGAGCGTCCAATCTTGCCCGTGCGCGTGGGGGCCGCGACCCTCTAGGAAAGCACCCCAGCGTGAAGACTCGCCCACACACTGACCCGGGCAGCACGTGCGTCCCCAGGGACCTGTCCGTGGACTTGGCTGCAGGAGAGCCCCTGTTTCCTGCAAAGGGCTTCAAGGCCAAGCTCACCGCAGCAGGGGCCCCGAATCGTGCACACGTGGTTCCCCAGGTGTCTGTGCACCTGGCCTTGCTCCAGCCAGGGCTCTGGCTGACGCATCAGTGTCGATAAGGGGGACAGCCCAGCGGTAGCCAGAGACCGAGGGGAAGGAAGGCTTGGAGGAGAGGGCACCGGGAAGCAGGGGCCCGGGACGACCCAGCGCGTGTGCCTGGGTGATAAGAGCGGGTCCCACGTCAGCTGTGAGCTCCTGGTGGGTCCGAGTTCAGACAGACGCTCCCCCTGCAGGCCGTGGATtccaggtgggggtgtggggtgtgcatCGTGCACAGGCTTGGCTGTGGGGCTGAGGAAGCCAAGTTCCAGTTTGGAGTCCCCGCCTTCCCCTGGAATGTCAAGGGGGCTGCACCGTGCTATGGGAGAGGCCGGGGTCCTCGACGGGCTGACGTCTGAGCTGTCACTGCCGGCCCAGTGCTCGTGCGGGTCTCCTGTGTCACCTTTGTTCGGGCAGCTCCCTGTTGTGCAGGACcacggggcagggggtggggtgggggctgccccaGCCACGAGGCTGCTTCCTCCCTGTGGAGGTGTGGAGGGGGCCGGGGCTGCACGCACCTCTACCCCCTAGCCTGTCCCTTGTGCACCGGGGGACTTTCCGTCTCCCACGGGCCCGGGGCAAGTGCCTCTGGGGCCCAGCCGCTCAGAAATGCCCAGGTTCACGGTCTCTAGGGTGCAGCTCGTCTGGGGGAAGCCCCGTGACTAAGCTGTCTCTGTTCCTTCTAGAAATCCCCTTCTGGGATGCCCGGGACTTGCATCTTGCGATTCTCGGCTGGAGCCCCGTGGGACAATCATACCCAGGTGTCAGGGCCCAGAGTGGCCAGGGAGGGCGGAGCCATCAGCCAGCCCTGACAACAGAGTTCTGTCCCTCCCTGTGCATACGGCCTGCAGGAGGGGCATGGAGTTGAAGGCCAGACTGGATGCGGGGGAGGGCCTGGGTGGGGAGGCGGGAGCCCCTGGGCCCTCCTCAGCTGCAGGGACCCGGGGACCTGAAGTTCTCCCACTCGAGGGGCATCCTCTGGTGTCCTTTCCACAGACAGATCTTCAGAAACCACAGCCCCGTGGCAGcgggagccccaggctgggcaggTCCTCACAGCTGGGAGCAAAGCAGGTGATGCTGCTTCCTGGGTGCCCCCTGCCTCACCCCAGAGGTGCGAGCTTTCCctctccatcccctccccctcactcGGGGGGCTGTGTCAGCGGAAGCCAACGGCAGCTGTTGTCTGTGAGTCACGTTGAAATGCCTGCTGTCTGGCTCGGGCATAGCAACCGACTTCAGTGCCACTGAGACGCCCGACATGGGCACCTCGGGCACAGAGGGGTGCGGCCCACTCGCTGCCCGGTGGCCTTTCGTCCCCGCAGGAGTGTCgctgccacaggctgaggaccCGTGCACACGTGGGTCCGGGTGTGCGAGGCAGCCAGGCCCCCTAAGCACGGCCATctgagggaggcagcagccaggggtgTGGGCTCTCTTCTTTGGAAACACGGAAGGCTGGGCTTGAACCCTgcgatcctggcttctgcttcccagccgtggctgttgcaggcatctggggagtgaaccggcagatggaagatgtgttaGTGAGCAATCCTACCTTTTCGCCGCATTTTCCACCAAGTCCCTCGTACACACTGCTGGGTGTTCTGCCCTTCGTGGTCGGCGGGTGCCGGGGGTCCGAGTGCATCATGAGCTTCACCCCGTGCTACGAACGCTTCTGCTGGGTTGTGGGGCCCTGGAAGAGCTCGCCTCTTTGGGGTGCACATGTGCGTGTCGCCTGTGTGGCTCCCCCGTCTTGACACCAAGGACACTTGATGTGGAGTGACGCTAGTTTGAACAAGGTATCATAGGAAACTAAATTACAGGTGCACGGCTGGGCTAGGCAGTGGTTGGTCTGCTTTTTGGGTGGTGGGGGCAGGACTGACCTCTACAGACTCTTGCCTGGTTCTTATGCAATCGTGCACACGTGCGCACATGTGTGCACCCAACACGCACACACGCGCACATGCCTGGACTTGCTACCATCGGTGTAACTAACATACAAACCTAGGTCAGTTCCCGTGCTCGTGTCTGGCATGGTCCTAGCGGGAGCCTGGGTCACAGAGTTGAGGTCCACCTTCTGGCagtcctgggcctctgccacagtgGGGCTGGCTGGTGGGCAGCCCGAGGAGCCGCCACCTTTGGCTGTCCTGGGGAACGGGGCGGGGGTTTAGCTTTGCCAAACCTCGATGTCCTCTATGATAGAGTCCACTGATGACAGCGCTGACGCATAAGGTCAGTGAGATCAGCAGATTACAGTCTCCAAAAAGCACAGTCGCGGTGCCCGGGGCACACGGAGCGCACACAGAGGACAGCAGCTGCCCAGGTACGTGCGCTCTGAGCACAGCCTGTGTTTTCAGAAGAAATCACGTGTTTGCAAGACATGGGGCGGGGCTGCGGGCAGTGGCTCACAAGGCAAGGCGCGCCCAACACAGACAGTGGATTCTGCCCCGGGGATTTGGGGCGGTgcgggtttgtgtgtgtgtgtctgtgtgtatgtgcacgtgtatatatgtgtttgtgtgtgtgcatttgtgcacacacatatgcacctgCTGGCATCTACTGGTCCGCGCCACAGGTGCTCTGAACCTCCTATGGTGCACAGGACGGCTCCACAGCAGAAAAGTACCAGGCCCCAAAAGCCAACAGACTTgaggtgggagaccctggcttggGCTAAAACCAACCATTCTGACACAaagctggtgctggtgctgtggtgtaggggactaagcctcagcctgtggtgccagcatcccatataggtgctggttcaagtcctggctgctcctcttcctatccagctctttgctatggcctgggaaagcagtggaagatggctcaagtccttgggcccctgcacctgtgtgggagacccagaggaggctcctggcttcagattggccgagctctggctgttttggccatctggggagtgaaccagcagacggaagacctctctctctgcctctccctctctctgtaactgcctctcaaataaataaataaatacaatctttaaaaaaagacacacatcTTCTGGGTGCTGTTCGTTGCCTCTGAGTAACGCCTTTGACCGCCCCTGGGGAAGGACAGGACTGGTCTGTTAGCAcctgaggtggggggagggggcaggtgggtaggggtggggtggggtggtggcgGAGCGCAGTGAGCAGGACTGCACCGGCCGCGGTGAATGGTGTTGGCGGTGTTTCTCCTGCAAAGCCCCGCGTCCTTACCCTAAAAATCACTTCTCTGCCTTTGTGCGATTGTTGAAGAGATCAGAAGAGGGATCCACATGTGGACAGACGTAGCTGGATGAACGCCTGGAGGAACGAGTGACGGGCGCTGGGGTCTGCGTGAGCCCACACAAGTGTCTGTACGAGCTCCCGTCCCTCCTCGGGTCACTCAGTGCTCCCTGGACGTGCTGTCTGGGGACGTCTGCGTGACCGTGGACTTCGCAGGTCCGTCTGAGGGCTCCGGTGGGTCCCTGTCCACCTGTCTGCTGCCGCGGGGAGCAGGGCACGTGACCTCTGTctcgcctccccagcccctgcttctGAAGCTCTGACATGCGTGGCCGGGGCCGGACGCGCTGTCTGTGAGGAGTGCTGCTCGGGTTTGAACTTTGCTTATTTTCACAAGCCTCTTTTTCGCCGGCTTTTCATATGCTTATACACCCAAGTCGTCCCGTGTGGGATTCGGAACGCCTGCCAATCATGCCCTTTCTCCCACCCGCGGCTGCCGGGGATGAAAGCGGGGCCTGCGCCGGCCCTTGGTGGCAATATAACGTTCGGAAGCAGCAGAATGGAAAAATCTGAATTTCCATAGTGATTTCCGGAACTAAAGTGATTAGAATCATTTCCTAGGTAGGTCGGAATCGTCCCTTGACAattctcagaagaagaaaagaCCCAGAGCAGGGCGGCGTGGCTGCGGCATTACATCTGCTTGGGTGCCTCCGAATGTGTGTTGGCACGGCAACACGCCATACAGCGCGGGGCCACCGAGCCCGCTCACCGCCCCGGCGACGCCGGATTTGTGTCCTTTCAGCTTTCACTCCCTAGGCCGGGCCGCCATTTGCTGGGGGAGCGCATCAAAGCTTCCCAGGCCGGCGCCTTTCTCAGGGTCGCTATGCGGGAAGGCGGGTCAGAACCCGGTGTCCATCAGCCGGCCCCAGCTGTGCCGCCTGAGGTCTGTTGCGAGCTTGTGCCCGCTGACTCGGTCACCCAGCCCCACACTCGCTCCTTCCACCACGGGCTGGGCAAGCTCCATGGGGCGCCCGCAGTGTGCCAGACGCCAGGCCGGTCCGTAAACTCtcaggagtggccaggacttggctGTCCCTCCCAAGCGGCTCCCAGGCTGGAAGGGTTGATGAGCCTTGGGGCCGAGACATGGAGAAATGATTCTGGACAGCACGAGAGAAGGGTCCTGCGAAGCCTGAGAGCCCAGGAGTGGCCTTGGCCttggaggagctggggcagcccTCCTAGTCCAGGCCCTTGGAGACAGGCCCAGGGGACAAAGTGTGGACACAGGCCACACGGCTGCCCTGATGTTCAGCTTCTCACGTTCAGAGCCGTGGCTCTTGCCTGGGGTGATTTGGCCTAGGAGAACGCGTGGCTCTGTCCGGAGTGTCTCAGTTGTCACAACCAGGAGTTGCTACTGGCACCCCGTGAGCGGAGGCCAGGGTGCTTCTAGACTGGACTAGACATCCccatgggctgggctgggcagtgaTGAGCTCTGCTCCCTGAGGCTCACCACCCCCATTCCGAGGGCAGGCGTGTCTGCATTTTGTACCCCCAACCTGTACACCAGTGTTGGGGGTGCTCTCCCAGGCATGGTCTGCGGCCTGATACAGGCGGATCCCAGAGGCAGGCCCAGACTCTGTGCCCTCCACCTGCTGGGCAGGTGTTGAGCTGTTGTCCGTTGCCACGCCAGTCTTGCTCCTGTGTCCTGACGCTttccccagcctgcctgcctcGAAGGGGTGGCTTCTGCCACCCGCACTGCACGGGACCCCATCACCGGCTGCTGGCACCCAGGGCACGGCGGGcggcctctctgctgtggtcggCATCTCCCGCAGGGCCTCTCGTGccagtggctgaccagagctctGCTCCTGCCCCGTGCCTTGGCTTCCCTGGGGGCTGGGTGACCACCCCTCCCTGAGTCCTGGTGGCTGTCCTCTCCTGCCTCTGACCCCCGGTGCCTCCGCCGCCTCCAGCGGCTTCTGAGGCTCCAGTGC
Protein-coding sequences here:
- the ACKR3 gene encoding atypical chemokine receptor 3, which translates into the protein MDLHLFDYAEPGNFSDVVWPCNSSGDCIAVDTVQCPGLANKSILLYTLALVYIFIFVIGMIANSVVVWVNIQAKTTGYDTHCYILNLAIADLWVVITIPVWVVSLVQHNQWPMGELTCKVTHLIFSINLFGSIFFLTCMSVDRYLSVTRFAGTSSCRKQRVRRGVCVLVWLLAFCVSLPDTYYLKTVTSASNNETYCRSFYPEHSIKEWLIGMELVSVILGFAIPFSVIAIFYFLLARAITASGDQEKQSSRKIIFSYVVVFLVCWLPYHVVVLLDMFSILHYLPFTCQLENALFTALHVTQCLSLVHCCVNPVLYSFINRNYRYELMKAFIFKYSAKTGLTKLIDASRVSETEYSALEQNAK